In Scophthalmus maximus strain ysfricsl-2021 chromosome 5, ASM2237912v1, whole genome shotgun sequence, the sequence catttcacattataGTAAACTGATAATATTTGGGttttagacaaaacaagacGTGATCACATCAGCACCAAAAGTTGATCGCCCTCCCAAGTAATATACCTACCAAGTTTGGCGAAAATCAGTCCATgtgtttttgagttattttgtacaaacaCAGATAGAGGTGAAAACAACACCCTGCTCCCACCGGCGTACAGGGTTAAACGTTCCATCAGTAATGTACTCTAGTGGTTCccaatcagtgttttttttttactttgaaaataaaaatgctatAAACATTTACTCACCAGCAGCATGCAGAAAGTCACTGTAGAGTGAAAAGGTCATGAGGGGGACAGGCAGCTCTCTGAGCCATCGTTTAATCAGACCTGTGATGGTATGGATGGGGTAATTCTCTAAACATGCCGCCTCGGGATCTGATGCCACAAGACAGAACACGCAGAAGAAGCAAATATGAAAAGGATGTTATAGTAGAATTTTaccacacaacaacagaagTATAACGTTTAAAATTGCTGTAATTTAAACTTGAGAAAACAGGGAGACCTACAGGTTTGGCtaagaaagaaatgaataaaaacagaataagggaaattaagagagaaaaaattatctGACATTACATAATAATTGTCTCCTGGTAGAGGCCATCCTTGCTTAACACCTATCATGCCAATAAACACTAAAAGGAACATTATGTCATGTGGAAGTCAAACCTGCAAAGTAGCTGACTGGATTAGCtggacaacatttttaaaatgtcttacTTGTTTCCAGAATCTGGTGAAGCTCCCTCGCTCGACAGGCTGAACCCGACTTGCGGTAAATGCCCTCTGTGTAGAGGCCGTTTATCTCCACATACAGCAGCAACATCTCCACCACCTTGGGCACGGGGTTGGCTTTGCTGGTGAGGACACACACCTGCACCCCGAAGTGAAGGGAGCCTGGTAAATTGTCATCCTATCATATGggaaacaaaatgagttcaCATGAGATTTATGAACAGGAAGACTTGAGAAATTGATGTtaggaaacattaaaaaattaattttaaaagtcTGTTCTTACCTGCTTGGCGCACCGTGTTGAGCAATCTGTGATGATGTTGTTCAGGCATTTCTTATGACATATTAACTTGCAGGCTAAAAtggaaaggagaaacaaaagagttTATTTATTGCTGTACTTCtaagaaatatatatagttttttttttataactattATATCTTATGTCGGTACATTTCTGTGAACTCACCACTGCACATGTAGGCTTTCTCCATCCCCCAGATGTAGGAGCCACACAAGTCACATGACTGCATGATATTCACCTGGTAGGTGCTGAACAGGTGATCCAGAGGACTATCCAACTGTAGACACAATAAACAATACACGTGGAATAACTAGATTCATATTGAGGAAACTCAACAGTGCAGATGAAGATATTAAATTTACgcatttgtcctttttcctcctcttcttggtCATCTTCgcagcctgaaaaaaaagccagaagTGAGATATATGAGTGAGTCAAGTTTATACTCTCCAAGTGGTTTAGAGAGAGGGgtgattgttttaaattctcacATTTACCTTTGACGGTTCAGACTCCACTCGTTTTATCTCTCTCCTGATGAAGCCGTCCAGCACAGACTGGAACAGGTTGACCACCAGTGAGACCTCTGCCTTCTCCTTGGGTTCTGCTAGTGAGTTCACTTTGTTGTGATAGCCTTTCATCAGATCTTTGTAGGCGATCTTGGGCTTCTGTTGGTCACACGGTGCCAATGACGACTGTAAGTGGACTATTATAACGACTGTTCCCCTTAGATGAAGCTCTAAGTTGGTCATTCGTTAGCAGAAGGAAAAAGACTTACCTCGACGGAGTACATTCCTTTGATGGTCTCTCTGAACTGCTTGGTGGCTGTGAGGAAGATGCTCTCAGTTGGCGACAGCTCTTTTATTCTTGTTCGCAGGTCGTTCACCTGACGGTATATAATGTTATAGTATTTAATGTCCATCTTTAAAGTTAGgttgaattattttcaaaaatgctagtctatattttaaaactgtttacTTTGGATGAACCTATAACTTGAgaaatacaatacacacactcagactcattaaatattgttttggcattactttatatttagcaggatattttttaatttaaaatttccCTTCTTCATAAGTTTTACTCACATTAGAGTTTCTCCCAGTCACACCTTTATTTCATAATGTCACTTTGAAACACTGTCATCAGTTATCTCTTCAGCCAATCACTGAACTTACAATATTGTGAACATGTGAGGTAAATTTAAACATAATAGAGtaatttttaacatgttttttgaaGGATATTTTTTAAGGCCTTTGTTCGAGATTTGACAATAAAGACAGGAAATGATGGAGGATGAGATGCAGCAAACATTCGACTCAGACTTAGGATGTCTGCAGTAAATTGTCAGGACCTTAAGGCTCCATGACCACCAGGGTGTCCCTCAAAAAAggatttttgaatttaaaaaaattcaactgaCTATTTatttgatgatgaaaacaagttGTAGTCATATGTGTAAAAACCTGAGTTAGCAACCTGTTCTacgtctctctcttctccttagGCAGTGATCTCACCTGGTTCCCGAGGAACTCGTCCAGGTTCCGTAGCTCCTTGGGGTCAGTGATCTCTCGGTCCAGAGACGTGTTCCACTCGCTCACCCGGGTGGCCCGGCTGATTCGAATGGTGGGGTTTCGATTGACCCGCCCACTGTTCTGACTTGGCACGTGGTAGGGATGTGGAGTGTAGCTAGGCAAGGTGACTGTGGCTGACACAAGGAGAGGCGGCATTATTAGTCTGACATGAGAATCAGAAGTTTAAACACTATATCTATTGGTGATGTACAGGATATTCTTATAATCAAAACGCGATCTTATGAATGTATCTTTATCTGGAGGAGTCTCTACATGTTATGACGGCCCTCCAAGTCTGACGGTAGTTGATGAGGGGCAAATCACCTACAGGTGGCAGTTAACGGAAATATATGATCAGCATGCTGTAATATTTCCCCCTTGTCCCTTTTACAGTGACCTCATATTATTCACATGTTGTTTATAATACTCCTAAATGCTACAGAAAATTCAAGTGCATATTTAAAATATCTGCATAAGTCTACAGGTGAAATCTACTGCTTCCGGTTACCGTATTTATCTGTTGGAGAGTCATTGGTCGGGGAATATTTAGGGACCCGTCTCCTGAGGAATCTGCTGAGAAACCAAATCCTGtcgaaaagacacatttttttttggtcaattaTAATGTTCAGTAATATCAATAACAAAAATGTCCTTACTATACAGTTAAGTGAAGCATTTTACCTGTCAGGAGTTGTGAGTTGTGATTGGTTGGACCCGTGTTGTCCCTCAGTGGTGGTCCTGGGCGGAAGGCAGAACCTCGACCCATCGGGTTCTTCCTGTAGCTGCAAGAGTGTTAAATGGACATGGATGTGCTTTAAGCTGATGTGTTAACACTTGTGAATAAGGAAGTCTAAAGACCAGAACTTTCAAATATCCTGTGTAACAGAGTTAGTCCCTTCTTTCCCCACCATGTTTCCCTGCAGCGACCGACGGCACCCATCTCTCCCAAAGGCTGCCCACagctccccccaccaccaaacCAGACACCCATAAGCATGATAAAATATCAGCCCAATAATGCAAGTCCTTcaccatttttatatacagtgcAAAGCAACACACCTCCTGCTGCCACCTGGACTTTGACCTTTTTAGTTTCAATTAGTATGACCAAAAAGTATCCATAATTCATAAATTCATGTTACCATCTTTATAAAAATGTCTATCTTTAGAAATTTGTTGATCAATATTTCCCATTTTTAcacattaatcaattaataatttgatATGCTTTGTACAAAGTTAGTATGATTTTTGCCATCACCTGTTGAACAGGAGTTTATAACATTATGATCAATACAATCTGCCATGTATGGTTAAAATGACACGAGTAAGAAGTGGCCTTGAACCAATAAATGAGAAGACTGTACCAAAGTtgaataatattaattattaattttccaTAATCATAttagttttttgtgtgcttGTATGACACAATAACATAGAACTGTTGAAGCCACCGTGACCAAATTCCTGCCTTATCTTCGAAGcgacaaaaaacaaccactgaCATAAAAGCAAGTCAACGCATTCAGTATTGAGTCTAATCGGGACCTGCTGATGTTCGGAAATGAGCTGTGGAAATAGCCTTTAATATTTCCTCTGTTTGGAAGCAACAGCTCATTTTTATTGTCCTGGATTGCAGAGAAATAAATTCAAAGTTCCATAACAATGAAACCGTCAATCCATGTGGGACATACACATGCAACGCCTGCATGCAGAGAAGCGCCCTTTTCAGTCAACGTGTCCCTCTTGGTCAGTACCTGGACCCGGACGTCCGCACTACTGGCCGAGCTCTTCAATTTGGGCACATGGGGGCTGATGGGAGGCAGCGGAAAGCTCCAGTACTCGCTCTCCTTGGAGCCCCCAAAGTTAATCATCAAACCGCTGCGGGCAAAGGCTAAGCGCCGCTTGCGTTTGGGCTGCTTGCGGAGGTGCACCCTGACCTAATAGGGCCAGGAAAGGTGATGAGGCACAGACTGGGAGGCCCCTCTTTGATTCATGTGTATATGGAGCATCCATGGGTTTTTTTGAGCTTAACATAGGTTTGCAGTGCACACAACTACAGCACCTTGTAAAGCTGAATTCAACATTAATGTTGTtaaggacaaaaacagaaatggattGAATGTTGTAGTTGAACATATGAAGGTTACCTTATTGGTGGAAGGTGAGCTATCAGAGCCTGATGAGCTGATCCTTGACAGTTCATCTGCAGACATGGATTTCCCTTtgcggctgtttttttttgcaaagggaAACGAGAGCAAAACTGTGGATTACCATGGGACCAAAATAAGACACTTCCAATCACAAATGAATTTAGAAACTCAGAAACTTACTGAAACTCATCTTtccttttgtcatttcttcGGTGTATTTCTGGACTGGAGTCATCTGTTGGTTCGCCCTCACTCAGTCTTTCCCTCCACTTCTCAGCCTTCTCCTTAATCCCCTCCATGTCTTTGTAGCGCTGAAGCGAGCTGCTCTTGGAGGGGCTGGGCGACCGATCTTCACTTGCAACGTTGGTGtccagagggaaggagaagggtCTGTTGAGAGGCGGCGGAGATCCTCTGCCCTCTGGTTTCTCCCTGCTCTGGTCCCCCTGTGCAGACTGGCCGTTGACTGGGTCAAGCAGCTGGGTCCTGTTGGGGCTGAGCTCCATTTTTTGCTGCCTCTTTAACTCTTTTCTTGTCATGCTGTTATACAAGAACCAAACAATAGACTGGCATTACAGTAACTGTATCCATAATATAAATGGAAATGATTCAATAACTGTGTGGATTCTAATCTCTAGTAAACTGAACAATAATGACCTAATTGTCTCCTTAAAACTACTGGATGAAACCTGAGAATCCATTGAATTTAATACATTATcacagtttcagatttgtgaaaagtttaaaatgtaactgtaaaaatgtcctgatcacacaaaatgtaaaaaaacaacaacacatttattggCTCATAATGTTGCCTTTGAATACTATTCCACCTGTTGCATACGTGCCCCTGAACACAACATTCACTATCAGATAAAAACGTCCAATGTGAGGAATGcaatataaatctttttttgtgcttctgtttgaattaaaaaatttaaaaaaattcacagacAAGCACATTCAGCCAAACTTTGATTAAAGTTGATTGTTTGATTGAAGTGGTGTATTTCCGGTCAGGTTGGCTGTACAGCAAACTTAGATGCTTCACATGTCGTGTTACATTAAGAAAGTGGACTTaatatttacacattaaaaTCATCATATGTTTTCTCTTGGAACCTGCTGCAATACAGCAAATGTGTTGGCTTCCGTCCTAAAATCCTGCAGTTGCCGTTTTACACCAGAAGAAATTAAAATCTATGTAAGTGCCATATTTATGTAACAGAAGCAGCTGGTGCTCTTACAGAGCAAGCAGTATCGTTACAGTGGTTTGTATACCTGTCCCTTCCAAGACGAGCTTTGGACACattctcatcctccttctcacGCTGCTTTGACTTCTTCAGGGAACTCCTCCAAGCTGACTGGATCACTGTCGCAGCTCGGTTTTGATTCTCATAAAACTCACGCCAGCTCCTCTGGAACAACAGAAATCCTCTGTCAACTTCATGAGGCATGATATAAtgctttttaattcatttttggtCACTTTATCATCCAACTTTTATTCTTAAAGTCTATGGCATTGTTGCCTCTGCCAAGCaggttatgtttttatgttttgcccCTTTCCATTGgttggaaatggaaatggaactGAATGGATTTttcatgaaacttggtggaaggatgggacatgacCAATAAAGAACCTATTCCATTTTGGCCAAGGAATAATGCATTGATCTTAATGTAAAAAGGGATATTTAGGAGACTGATATCTGTGATTGAGTACAATTTGGTGctgatccaaataaaaatccagatgtggaggatttaaatgtggtttcataatgAGACTactgggccttggtggaggtccCATTCTACTTACACCTTTATTTGTTGGAAGTTTCATGTACATCATAAGGAGACTTGTTAATGTCAACAACATCCCTGGAAAACTGTAATGGGAGCAGCGTTGTTTTTGTCTATAAGTCCATACGAGCAGATTTCTGAAAGTACCTTTTTTAATTCTAAAGtatgttagaacagaaacagtaCCTGTATGGTGACTGTGGCATCTTTTCTTTGTTGAAAGTGCAATCTTAGCAGACAAGCACGGAACCAGCGCTGCAGTATGATGATGCGACGCATCACTTCTTTGTTATGAGTGTCTTGGAGCAGCTGCCTCTCCTTTTCCTTGAGGAAAACCTTAGAAGATGAAAGGGAACAGTGCAAAGAATGAGGCGAgaccaaaacacaaagcacagctgTACTTTGTAGTCAGTATAACATTTTAGTGCATGCATTATACATTTTCCGTgacttttatgtgtttttatgactttatatTAAGCATGAAATGAAGCAGTTTACCtgaagagacattttaatgttcGCAAAATTCATGAATGGTGTGTCAGTTTTGGAGAAATTAAATCCAAAACCCATTACAGTTACTTTTACCCTCTGGCCGGTGTAATACACAAGGAACATGCTGAGTTATTATGATGACATAAGAAATTAGCAATGATTTAATTAACCTTGTTTTTTCCTATTTGGTAGGTGGAGTTATCCAGCTCCATCCTCTCACACAATTCAGTTATGTGTTCAGGAGTTGCAGTCGCTCCTTTTGGGAATAACATCCGGAACTTGTAAACAAATTCCTGTTatcaagagaaaaaacagtattAGAAATACAGTTTAACAATATCTATGATTTATAAATATCCCCTACGTATCTAGATATTTATATACTTATATTCTTACCATGAATGTGTATTTGGCTCTGTAGCCAGACTTCTGGATGTGAACCATCTGCAGCATGTCTGTGCACCGGATTTGCCGTAGCACAAGTTCATCATCAAAATGCATCTCCCtctgaaaaagattttttttttttttttaccaactaTTAACTTTGCTTAACAGGCCAAGATGTGAGACTAAATTCACCAGGATGATGTTACAGATTCATACGTGACATTACGTTACCTTGTCAGCATTGGCGCGAacacagaaaatgaagaaaggCTCAGCTTTTTCAATCGTCTCCATCAGCTTTCTGAGCGAGGCCTGAGTGATACATCATACAGTCATTTAAGAAAAGCAAATTTTACagctgaattcatttttttctttaccataAAATGTTAGATGGGACTTTTTTGGGGCtggattagggttagggtaggcCTTTGCTAAAGGGGAATCAGCTGATAAAAGTGAGCATCACTTTGGTCACATGGCGGATATCTCATTTTGGAATGACAGTAACTTTCCCCTACCACATATGTTTCAAGTTAGTGAATGATAAAATAGAACATTAATAGTCAGTAAAGTTACATAGAGAGGAAGACAAACCTGAAACTGTGCACTGACTGTAGGCGGCTTCGCTCTCTGGTGAGGGTGGAAGATGGATTTGCTGGTTCGGTCGTGCGCAGTGAGACCGACAATATGTTGGAGCGAGCGTAAATCCATTAGTTGCTGTTTGAAAAGACATGAATAAGTTACATCTAACAGCTGATGTAAGGTATATTACAGATATCCAGTATTAATTGCTGCTTTTGAAATGACATACAACAACACTGCACACTTTAATAACACTTAAAGACTACCTTCGGAATGAGCTGCTTCTGTCGACCTCCTCTACTCTTCCTGTAGAAGATACAGACAAAATGAGTCCCCAAACAATAAAGAGAAACTGTAAACAGacttagttaaaaaaaatctgcgtgTTTAAACTAAATTCATATGGCCCacttacttcctgttttcataACTGGCGAAGATATCTTCAAATACATCAAGAGGATGTTCATCAGAGCGATCGAAGGAGAAATCCAGAGTGATGCTGTTGCTGCAAAtgttggaggttttttttaatcagcaaatgtgattttttattgttctatcttttgtttgtcagcaaaGCGATCTTAATCTTTCTTGAATAAATACAGTTAAATtaacaaactaaaaataaatacacaagacaATGACtgaatacatgaaaaaaagataatgattGGTTCTTAAATGCAGCGTCATAACTTTACCTGGATAGTCGGTCCATAGCACTTCTGCgctgttttatttcttggaGGGATTTGCGGGAGGTTCGTCTGGCAGCGCCTGTGGTGACAATACAAGTCAGTTGAATATAATCATCAGAATATTGttcagaagaagagaaaaaaacatgctggtGGTATAAAGGCAGATTGGCTcattcgggggaaaaaaatcagctgaaCAAACATGAAATTACCGATGAGCTGTAAGAAGCTATTGcagcaaacacattcacagtcaagaaaacatatttagtACTGACAACGATGGAGGATTGTAGCTGCTGGTTACAGGTAAAAATGTGGCTCAACTAGCAATTAAAGCTACCAACCTGACTCAGCCCGCTGGCGTCCCATGTTTTTGAATACAGTGAGGATGCGAATGGTGGCTCGGAGGACGCCCCATCTGAACAGCGCCTCGGGGCTGGATGCAACCAGGTGATGCACGAACGCCCGCTCACTACTCCGTAGTAGAGACACGACTTCAGGACGCATGTGCTccgtgtttttctctctgaagtcctgaaaaatcacaacaatcaTGATTACTATCCTGTAAACTTTTACTCTTGCTGTAGTTACAAAAAATGGGAATATGTGGGGCTCCACATTCATTACatgaaacaacttcacagtcCTTCTTGGGGGGAGGGAGCAGCATTAATCATTCACTTAGTTCACATAGATGTTTCAGGTTTTTCCCACACTGCTTTATCCACCAAGGCCACAGCAGATCAACACCCTTTTACAGTGGACTGGTGGAAAGTACATTTACTGATTGGCAAACTTATACCGTAGAAAATGTACGTTTTTAATGTGGGAATAATACACCACCTCGATGTGATATTCAACACTCCCAGCAAAGTGTCGGATTGCAAAAGACGGCTTTGTATGTGGAGAGGGTACAAAGAGCGGGTTGTCCTGATGCTGCAGTTTCAGCTGGTCCAACAGGGTTTCATCTGTGGCCTCAGGGAggctgaacaaacacagagaggacagaatATCCATTTGAACATATGATagttgaagaaagaaaatgagaaactaCAACTTCAAAAGCAGTGAAAAGTGGATTAACAATAATTTTAGCTTCCGTTGATacaccatgaagatattacagTAACTTTATACAGACtaaaacttgaaaacaaaaaaaaacccaaaccaacaaaagaacattttgagataaaatgtatatatatttaggtTTATAAGTCAAAATTGCTTACCAAGTCATAATCTCATTATTCAATTCATTATTACTCAATCATGTAATGTTTTGTTGTGGTTTGCCTAGAAAACTAGCtataattaaatcattttaacatCTAAACTCTCCACCATCTGTGGATATCCCAAAGTGGAGGTTGGTTTTTAAACAGATGGACGACATTATAGAAATGTAATAATAGATTTACCACAATGTGTATGATTATCCAGGCTGACCAATTTGTAACGACATCATGTTAAGTGTCATTTGCCTTGATTTCTTTGACCCCTTGAACGTAACCATCAAAACGTTCAATGTCAGAAATT encodes:
- the myo9b gene encoding unconventional myosin-IXb isoform X3 → MSTMDGAGAPERDGRTRVVQIYPRVSQDTATYCPLQVSVGDTARSVIHNAVASLGLDSSQRYALLEVRKSDGEEGMLEAGDRLLERVLLWPPEAQRWHLQGEGYYFILQQQQPQANLGGNQVSNTEDYDDLCNLQTVTEESVLEALRQRFYRFKIYTYASNILIAINPNKFLPVYYNPKYVKMYENQPLGKLSPHIFAIADVAFRTMLSRQVNQCIVLSGESGSGKTESSSYLIHCLTALSQKTFSTGLERTILGAGPVLEAFGNAMTAENNNSSRFGKFIQLNYLESGVIRGAVIEKYLLEKCRLVSRDKRERNYHVFYYLLVGASKDEQKEFHLLTPQDYLYLKQQDLHLEDEEKLGQEYKRLHQAMEMVGFLASTKKRIFSILSAILHLGNVTYSVSEDTQVLEVGPAEVLSTLSDLLKVKKELLVKVLTKRRVVTANATIDSQYTLQQAPKVRDSMAKSLYSALFDWIILHINHAMLNRRDMEESVSCLSIGVLDIFGFENLQSNGFEQLCINFANEKLQYYINQNIFKLEQEDYVSEGIAWQNIEYNDNGGCIQLISKNSTGLFDLLDNDGNLPEATDETLLDQLKLQHQDNPLFVPSPHTKPSFAIRHFAGSVEYHIEDFREKNTEHMRPEVVSLLRSSERAFVHHLVASSPEALFRWGVLRATIRILTVFKNMGRQRAESGAARRTSRKSLQEIKQRRSAMDRLSSNSITLDFSFDRSDEHPLDVFEDIFASYENRKKSRGGRQKQLIPKQLMDLRSLQHIVGLTAHDRTSKSIFHPHQRAKPPTVSAQFQASLRKLMETIEKAEPFFIFCVRANADKREMHFDDELVLRQIRCTDMLQMVHIQKSGYRAKYTFMEFVYKFRMLFPKGATATPEHITELCERMELDNSTYQIGKNKVFLKEKERQLLQDTHNKEVMRRIIILQRWFRACLLRLHFQQRKDATVTIQRSWREFYENQNRAATVIQSAWRSSLKKSKQREKEDENVSKARLGRDSMTRKELKRQQKMELSPNRTQLLDPVNGQSAQGDQSREKPEGRGSPPPLNRPFSFPLDTNVASEDRSPSPSKSSSLQRYKDMEGIKEKAEKWRERLSEGEPTDDSSPEIHRRNDKRKDEFHRKGKSMSADELSRISSSGSDSSPSTNKLQEEPDGSRFCLPPRTTTEGQHGSNQSQLTTPDRIWFLSRFLRRRVPKYSPTNDSPTDKYATVTLPSYTPHPYHVPSQNSGRVNRNPTIRISRATRVSEWNTSLDREITDPKELRNLDEFLGNQVNDLRTRIKELSPTESIFLTATKQFRETIKGMYSVEKPKIAYKDLMKGYHNKVNSLAEPKEKAEVSLVVNLFQSVLDGFIRREIKRVESEPSKAAKMTKKRRKKDKCLDSPLDHLFSTYQVNIMQSCDLCGSYIWGMEKAYMCSACKLICHKKCLNNIITDCSTRCAKQDDNLPGSLHFGVQVCVLTSKANPVPKVVEMLLLYVEINGLYTEGIYRKSGSACRARELHQILETNPEAACLENYPIHTITGLIKRWLRELPVPLMTFSLYSDFLHAAELPEKADRIRAVYQKVDELPPANYNTLERLIFHLVRVAKEEEHNKMTPSSLAIVFAPCILRSPDLDDPFLGMKDVGKTTQCVETLISEQFRRYTEKLQNIQQLEYAEALAVNQLKLRRQNTVVEKPSDLNVPEKIDGDETEKTLMERIKSIKQEKVDLACRLPDLEQENSDNDNLDSSSSMSTESLEDRLRSLESEGKVTMRLKTKKPECPLKPPDLAERIRSLMAQTNDEGRAFTSGQRAGVTQSMCFLPCQEDTSSTDKPQVTSNTLSRSFDDLDIPYIDEDEDLT
- the myo9b gene encoding unconventional myosin-IXb isoform X4, with protein sequence MSTMDGAGAPERDGRTRVVQIYPRVSQDTATYCPLQVSVGDTARSVIHNAVASLGLDSSQRYALLEVRKSDGEEGMLEAGDRLLERVLLWPPEAQRWHLQGEGYYFILQQQQPQANLGGNQVSNTEDYDDLCNLQTVTEESVLEALRQRFYRFKIYTYASNILIAINPNKFLPVYYNPKYVKMYENQPLGKLSPHIFAIADVAFRTMLSRQVNQCIVLSGESGSGKTESSSYLIHCLTALSQKTFSTGLERTILGAGPVLEAFGNAMTAENNNSSRFGKFIQLNYLESGVIRGAVIEKYLLEKCRLVSRDKRERNYHVFYYLLVGASKDEQKEFHLLTPQDYLYLKQQDLHLEDEEKLGQEYKRLHQAMEMVGFLASTKKRIFSILSAILHLGNVTYSVSEDTQVLEVGPAEVLSTLSDLLKVKKELLVKVLTKRRVVTANATIDSQYTLQQAPKVRDSMAKSLYSALFDWIILHINHAMLNRRDMEESVSCLSIGVLDIFGFENLQSNGFEQLCINFANEKLQYYINQNIFKLEQEDYVSEGIAWQNIEYNDNGGCIQLISKNSTGLFDLLDNDGNLPEATDETLLDQLKLQHQDNPLFVPSPHTKPSFAIRHFAGSVEYHIEDFREKNTEHMRPEVVSLLRSSERAFVHHLVASSPEALFRWGVLRATIRILTVFKNMGRQRAESGAARRTSRKSLQEIKQRRSAMDRLSSNSITLDFSFDRSDEHPLDVFEDIFASYENRKKSRGGRQKQLIPKQLMDLRSLQHIVGLTAHDRTSKSIFHPHQRAKPPTVSAQFQASLRKLMETIEKAEPFFIFCVRANADKREMHFDDELVLRQIRCTDMLQMVHIQKSGYRAKYTFMEFVYKFRMLFPKGATATPEHITELCERMELDNSTYQIGKNKVFLKEKERQLLQDTHNKEVMRRIIILQRWFRACLLRLHFQQRKDATVTIQRSWREFYENQNRAATVIQSAWRSSLKKSKQREKEDENVSKARLGRDSMTRKELKRQQKMELSPNRTQLLDPVNGQSAQGDQSREKPEGRGSPPPLNRPFSFPLDTNVASEDRSPSPSKSSSLQRYKDMEGIKEKAEKWRERLSEGEPTDDSSPEIHRRNDKRKDEFHRKGKSMSADELSRISSSGSDSSPSTNKVRVHLRKQPKRKRRLAFARSGLMINFGGSKESEYWSFPLPPISPHVPKLKSSASSADVRVQLQEEPDGSRFCLPPRTTTEGQHGSNQSQLTTPDRIWFLSRFLRRRVPKYSPTNDSPTDKYATVTLPSYTPHPYHVPSQNSGRVNRNPTIRISRATRVSEWNTSLDREITDPKELRNLDEFLGNQVNDLRTRIKELSPTESIFLTATKQFRETIKGMYSVEKPKIAYKDLMKGYHNKVNSLAEPKEKAEVSLVVNLFQSVLDGFIRREIKRVESEPSKAAKMTKKRRKKDKCLDSPLDHLFSTYQVNIMQSCDLCGSYIWGMEKAYMCSACKLICHKKCLNNIITDCSTRCAKQDDNLPGSLHFGVQVCVLTSKANPVPKVVEMLLLYVEINGLYTEGIYRKSGSACRARELHQILETNPEAACLENYPIHTITGLIKRWLRELPVPLMTFSLYSDFLHAAELPEKADRIRAVYQKVDELPPANYNTLERLIFHLVRVAKEEEHNKMTPSSLAIVFAPCILRSPDLDDPFLGMKDVGKTTQCVETLISEQFRRYTEKLQNIQQLEYAEALAVNQLKLRRQNTVVEKPSDLNVPEKIDGDETEKTLMERIKSIKQEKVDLACRLPDLEQENSDNDNLDSSSSMSTESLEDRLRSLESEGQ